The following proteins are encoded in a genomic region of Gimesia algae:
- a CDS encoding sialate O-acetylesterase produces the protein MKSNRISLFAVTCFVLFCVTAQTQAEVRLPHIFGDHMVLQRGQPLPVWGWADPGNEVSVKLGTSITSTVANAAGEWMVKMPPQQIGDPITLMVREKNTVTISDVLIGEVWLCSGQSNMEWPVSRSNNFEQEQAAANYPLIRHIKIPKVPHGFPQDDVDAAWTVCSPETVGSYTGAGYFFGLKLHRELNVPIGLINSSWGGTRIEPWTPPVGFAQVPALADIEKQVQLTNPATAAYQATLGNYLKGLENWTAEAKTALKAETPLAPPPAYPTAIQPLTSRSSPTTLYNGMIHPLVPFAIRGAIWYQGESNHGEGMLYYEKMKALIGGWREVWNQGEFPFLYVQIAPFQYGSESPSILPVFWEAQNKALEIPHTGQVVIHDIGDLKDIHPTNKQDVGDRLALIALANTYGQKGLVHSGPVFKSLKKEGAKLRVTFDHVGSGLVSRDGKPLNWFEIIGEETDFVPAEAVIEGDSVILSSPKVKQAAAMRFGWNKLAEPNLSNKEGLPATPFRAGDVPQRDWMSLKVEESKEYTLVYDLDLKNLGSKINYTFNSSQDFTTPYGRIAYFLELQKIGEETQYVYVSMDAFTTDITKIAVPTFESKASFQTKVNNLNVVSNVPGIVTGKGLPGGNIEFWPSNYGPLNAKNIPNASATLWDFGDEPSEPSDGYGCMQVHNYEAKQTIFAINQWKSGPGADVGIGNSTGKTRDWTFMSNASQYEVKRLRVLVQTQ, from the coding sequence ATGAAATCAAATCGCATCTCACTGTTCGCTGTGACCTGCTTTGTTCTGTTTTGTGTGACCGCACAGACCCAGGCGGAAGTCCGTCTCCCCCATATCTTTGGGGATCACATGGTTCTGCAGCGTGGGCAGCCCCTTCCGGTCTGGGGCTGGGCCGATCCGGGGAATGAGGTCTCGGTGAAACTGGGCACTTCTATTACTTCTACAGTTGCCAACGCTGCAGGCGAGTGGATGGTGAAAATGCCACCTCAGCAGATCGGCGATCCGATAACGCTCATGGTCAGAGAAAAAAACACGGTCACAATTTCAGACGTGCTGATCGGCGAAGTCTGGCTCTGCTCGGGACAGTCCAACATGGAATGGCCCGTTTCCCGCAGCAACAATTTCGAACAGGAACAGGCGGCCGCCAACTACCCGCTGATTCGTCACATCAAAATTCCCAAGGTTCCCCATGGCTTTCCACAAGATGACGTCGATGCCGCCTGGACCGTCTGTTCGCCCGAAACCGTAGGCAGCTATACCGGAGCCGGTTATTTCTTCGGTCTCAAATTACACAGGGAACTTAATGTCCCGATCGGGCTGATCAATTCTTCCTGGGGCGGCACTCGCATCGAACCCTGGACGCCCCCTGTAGGATTTGCGCAAGTTCCCGCGCTGGCCGACATCGAGAAACAGGTGCAACTCACCAACCCCGCAACCGCCGCCTATCAGGCTACTCTGGGAAATTATCTGAAAGGCCTGGAAAACTGGACGGCGGAAGCAAAAACGGCATTGAAAGCGGAAACGCCGCTCGCGCCGCCTCCTGCGTATCCCACGGCCATTCAGCCGCTCACCAGTCGCAGTTCTCCCACCACGCTTTATAACGGTATGATTCATCCCCTCGTTCCGTTCGCCATTCGTGGTGCCATCTGGTATCAAGGCGAATCCAATCACGGCGAAGGCATGCTTTACTATGAAAAAATGAAAGCCCTCATCGGCGGCTGGCGCGAAGTCTGGAACCAGGGAGAATTTCCTTTCCTTTACGTTCAGATCGCTCCCTTTCAGTACGGTAGCGAATCGCCCAGTATTCTGCCTGTCTTCTGGGAAGCGCAGAACAAGGCGCTGGAGATTCCCCATACCGGGCAGGTCGTGATTCATGATATCGGCGATTTGAAGGACATCCATCCCACCAACAAGCAGGACGTCGGCGATCGTCTGGCACTGATCGCGCTGGCAAACACATACGGCCAGAAAGGCCTTGTGCATTCCGGGCCGGTCTTCAAATCGCTTAAGAAAGAAGGCGCCAAACTGCGTGTGACCTTCGATCATGTCGGCAGCGGACTCGTCTCGCGCGATGGTAAACCGCTCAACTGGTTCGAAATCATCGGCGAAGAAACCGACTTCGTTCCCGCCGAAGCTGTCATTGAAGGGGACTCGGTGATTCTGTCTTCTCCCAAAGTCAAGCAGGCCGCCGCCATGCGGTTCGGCTGGAATAAACTGGCAGAACCCAATCTGTCCAACAAAGAAGGTCTGCCAGCGACTCCCTTCCGGGCAGGCGATGTGCCCCAGCGCGACTGGATGTCACTCAAAGTCGAAGAATCCAAAGAGTACACACTGGTCTACGATCTTGATTTGAAAAATCTGGGCAGCAAAATCAATTACACTTTCAATTCGAGTCAGGATTTTACCACGCCCTATGGCCGCATCGCCTACTTCCTGGAGCTGCAGAAGATCGGTGAAGAAACGCAATACGTGTATGTCTCCATGGACGCCTTCACCACTGATATCACTAAAATTGCTGTGCCCACGTTTGAGAGCAAAGCCAGCTTTCAAACGAAGGTGAATAATCTCAATGTGGTTTCCAATGTGCCCGGTATCGTGACGGGTAAAGGTCTGCCCGGCGGCAACATCGAATTCTGGCCGAGCAACTACGGCCCATTGAATGCGAAGAACATCCCCAACGCCAGTGCGACCCTCTGGGATTTCGGCGATGAACCATCCGAGCCTTCAGACGGTTACGGCTGCATGCAGGTCCACAACTATGAGGCGAAGCAGACGATCTTCGCCATCAACCAGTGGAAAAGCGGACCCGGCGCAGACGTCGGCATCGGCAACAGTACCGGAAAAACCCGCGACTGGACCTTCATGTCCAACGCCTCACAATACGAAGTGAAGCGATTACGTGTGCTGGTGCAGACTCAGTAG
- a CDS encoding carboxypeptidase regulatory-like domain-containing protein produces MAEPLNEIITLLNHYGERFWSFSSAMFAQVCVLVVVLLLVDLCLRHRVRAVTRYWLWSLVLLKLILPVTLYSPASAAYWLTDYIPANSPVESSPAVVNVESTESFKLQTTPTAPVSTERPPVPVVIPDVAPEPAEFPSMASSVTPVPPLPVAEPREATPVPYQRLNPTAMLLLAWLSVVVVLCVFVVRRTRQVRYLVKRADGAPSELVNLLNDCCQLSGLKQHVVQLKISDQVGSPAICGLWKPTIILPRHLLDQLNHDQLRQVFVHELAHWKRYDLQLNCLQTLLLILYFYNPLVWIAHSMLRRLREQAVDETVLVTLQVQSHQYSSTLLDIAALTSFPDKLSLQLIGILEPRKPLAQRVRRIISRPVPRSARLGFAGFATIILAGILLLPMSRMDRSQAAVDPEVKQDKAPSAKTEQEPKSNQTAATKAKQKPNQKSEPSAQPKSVKKESPVSQGILSGRIVDQSGAPVTDAEVILLHQNGGRLIQTKTDQEGYYLFSKIQKPGEHRMMIKSLRWVGVERSTDCPRVILSSNSHTVENITLERACQLRIETVDEQGKLVPDVTVHAKSLTDTSGFSPETVSTDRTGQVTLGLKPSEFEYQIATSSSKYGFARLVIKLDDPEKIVKRKLVQRKGIEVKGKVLCSDGKPPAGWKIIALPDWWTFGRSPSGYEISKDGTFTLPHIVDDVYNVTVSVPAGGSTFTRKPMLNSTTLLKQEQPLSLKLHYPSPASLVSISGKINFTGDPQQYRGFWIFANSDDPQRSGSVYIRPGKTEFRIDPIQRGKYKLDIQSPNFELQGAHDVSAPSENITLNVVVKGKPKLQGTVVRGDSSLPVKKYQVRAIKIRTLRGPNFVQSSRWEDVNNLNGKFAVEVNGPGIYRIEVAANGFAQTLSEPINTDENQGKPIQVKLTAGVSLSGTVVNAQGQPINGATVIPLSKSRGVMPPALGAFTTEEGSAKTVDGKFTLTHLDAGRESLKVTHPDYVFAIVKAIDLTATPIPDIKVTLKRGGTVQGLVTDDAGQPEPNVTLFFQDSFGYSGSATSDAGRLATVITDEKGQYSVAHLPEQLCYVLRADEGNSNGVVRQAILPENGKTSILNLGGRPELTGRLKVNGAPLSNTRLLLAGENPNFGIFRAFTITGGDGGFQFYGAGPAERTLYYAVPGMHDKWVRVDSFQLLAKDQDLGTIEQKIGTLTVKCTPKATENLRLTLQTYNPVWTFGLDTGILAPRQNNSEPYVFNLVPPGEYELVAQRPGYPAVRKKISVTPESLNSTVTLPLPEGVSSLQGKLDESLCGPGGCTSLKLWSEDKQLLTHIYPDQKGNFTAGNIPAGNYFLTRQDIRNPTESFPVSLKAQETKSLNLTPNDIKNPSRNMALRVINVFTQNGVPLPGCDLELQNSSGTISLHSQQNERYSFAGPPGIYELTASYPGFQTQRQKVELLSSGPDGRYPDEVTLTLRLKPLGD; encoded by the coding sequence ATGGCTGAACCATTGAATGAGATCATTACACTGCTCAATCACTATGGCGAGAGATTCTGGAGTTTCAGCAGTGCGATGTTTGCGCAGGTCTGTGTCCTGGTGGTCGTTTTGCTGCTGGTCGATTTATGCCTGCGCCATAGAGTGCGCGCCGTCACCCGGTATTGGCTCTGGTCTCTGGTATTGCTCAAGCTTATTCTACCAGTCACGCTTTACTCTCCTGCCAGCGCCGCGTACTGGTTAACGGACTACATTCCCGCAAATTCTCCAGTCGAATCTTCCCCCGCCGTGGTGAACGTCGAATCGACTGAATCTTTCAAACTACAGACCACACCAACAGCACCTGTTTCAACAGAACGACCGCCTGTTCCGGTTGTGATTCCCGATGTCGCACCAGAGCCCGCTGAATTTCCCTCAATGGCTTCCAGCGTCACACCGGTTCCACCTCTGCCAGTTGCAGAACCTCGCGAAGCAACTCCCGTTCCCTATCAACGGCTCAACCCCACAGCAATGCTGTTACTGGCCTGGTTATCGGTCGTGGTAGTCTTGTGTGTTTTCGTCGTCCGTCGCACACGCCAGGTTCGGTATCTTGTCAAACGAGCAGATGGTGCACCGTCTGAACTGGTCAACCTGCTCAATGATTGCTGTCAGCTGTCTGGTCTCAAACAACATGTTGTACAACTGAAAATCTCTGATCAGGTCGGCAGTCCGGCAATTTGTGGACTCTGGAAACCGACGATCATCCTGCCTCGTCACCTGCTGGATCAACTTAACCACGATCAGCTGCGGCAGGTCTTCGTGCACGAACTCGCGCACTGGAAACGCTACGATCTGCAGTTGAACTGTCTACAGACTTTGCTGCTGATTCTTTATTTTTATAATCCACTGGTGTGGATTGCTCATAGCATGCTCAGACGCTTACGCGAACAGGCCGTGGATGAAACTGTGCTGGTGACACTCCAGGTGCAATCACACCAGTATTCGTCTACGTTACTGGATATCGCGGCTCTGACCTCGTTTCCAGATAAGCTCAGCTTGCAACTGATTGGAATTCTCGAACCGCGTAAGCCGCTGGCACAGCGTGTGCGACGGATTATTTCGCGTCCTGTTCCCCGGTCTGCCAGGTTGGGGTTTGCCGGTTTTGCAACCATCATCCTTGCTGGCATCTTGCTGCTGCCCATGTCGCGGATGGATCGTTCTCAAGCGGCAGTTGATCCGGAAGTGAAACAGGACAAAGCACCGTCGGCGAAAACAGAGCAGGAACCAAAATCGAATCAGACGGCGGCAACGAAGGCGAAGCAGAAACCGAACCAGAAATCAGAGCCTTCAGCGCAACCGAAAAGTGTCAAAAAAGAATCACCTGTCTCGCAAGGCATCCTCAGTGGACGCATTGTAGATCAATCTGGCGCGCCTGTGACCGATGCCGAGGTCATACTCCTGCACCAGAATGGCGGGCGTCTGATTCAGACAAAAACGGATCAGGAAGGATATTATCTGTTTTCGAAGATCCAAAAGCCGGGAGAGCACCGGATGATGATCAAGTCGCTGCGGTGGGTGGGGGTTGAACGAAGCACAGATTGTCCGCGCGTCATTCTCTCATCCAATTCACATACGGTAGAGAATATCACACTCGAACGTGCCTGCCAGTTGCGTATCGAAACCGTGGATGAGCAGGGTAAACTTGTGCCTGATGTCACCGTTCATGCCAAATCTTTGACAGACACAAGTGGTTTCAGTCCGGAAACCGTCTCCACCGATCGCACAGGCCAGGTGACACTGGGCTTGAAACCGTCTGAGTTCGAATACCAGATTGCGACCTCCTCGTCGAAGTATGGCTTTGCGAGACTGGTGATCAAACTCGACGATCCTGAAAAAATCGTCAAACGGAAACTGGTACAGCGCAAGGGAATCGAAGTAAAAGGTAAAGTCCTCTGCTCGGACGGCAAACCTCCGGCCGGGTGGAAGATCATTGCGCTGCCCGACTGGTGGACCTTCGGCAGATCTCCCTCTGGTTATGAGATCAGCAAGGATGGTACCTTTACTCTGCCTCACATCGTGGATGATGTCTACAACGTCACGGTGTCTGTACCTGCGGGGGGGAGCACATTTACGAGAAAGCCGATGCTCAACTCAACCACTCTGTTGAAGCAGGAGCAACCTCTCTCCTTAAAGCTCCATTATCCTTCACCCGCCTCGCTGGTCTCAATTTCCGGCAAGATCAACTTTACTGGCGACCCTCAGCAATATCGTGGTTTCTGGATCTTCGCAAATTCAGATGACCCGCAGCGGAGTGGCAGCGTCTATATCAGGCCAGGGAAGACAGAATTTCGGATCGATCCCATTCAGCGTGGTAAATATAAACTCGATATCCAGTCCCCCAATTTCGAGTTGCAAGGGGCGCACGATGTCTCCGCTCCGTCTGAAAATATCACTCTCAATGTGGTGGTGAAAGGAAAACCAAAACTGCAAGGCACGGTCGTCCGCGGCGATAGCTCTCTGCCAGTCAAAAAATACCAGGTTCGTGCGATCAAGATCAGGACATTACGTGGTCCTAATTTTGTACAGAGCTCCCGCTGGGAGGACGTCAATAATTTAAACGGGAAATTCGCAGTGGAAGTGAATGGACCTGGAATTTACAGGATTGAAGTCGCTGCGAACGGTTTTGCACAAACCCTGAGCGAACCGATCAATACCGATGAAAACCAGGGGAAACCGATCCAGGTCAAACTGACAGCGGGGGTTTCTCTTTCTGGAACTGTTGTGAATGCACAAGGTCAGCCGATCAACGGAGCCACCGTGATTCCCCTCTCCAAATCCAGAGGCGTCATGCCACCGGCATTAGGGGCTTTTACAACAGAGGAAGGATCTGCAAAAACCGTTGATGGAAAATTCACCCTGACCCACCTTGACGCCGGTAGGGAATCCCTGAAAGTTACTCACCCGGACTATGTCTTTGCGATTGTCAAAGCGATCGACCTTACAGCCACTCCGATTCCTGATATCAAGGTGACTCTCAAACGTGGCGGTACGGTACAGGGACTGGTTACTGATGACGCAGGCCAGCCGGAACCAAACGTGACCTTATTCTTTCAAGACAGTTTTGGCTACAGCGGTAGTGCCACCAGTGATGCGGGACGTTTAGCCACCGTGATCACCGATGAAAAAGGCCAGTACTCAGTCGCGCATCTGCCCGAACAACTCTGTTACGTGCTACGAGCCGACGAAGGGAATTCGAATGGCGTCGTGCGTCAGGCCATTCTGCCTGAAAATGGTAAGACCAGCATACTCAATCTAGGTGGTCGTCCCGAATTGACAGGACGGTTGAAAGTCAACGGAGCCCCCTTATCAAACACGCGTCTACTGCTTGCCGGCGAGAACCCGAATTTTGGCATCTTTCGTGCGTTTACCATCACCGGCGGCGATGGAGGATTTCAATTCTATGGAGCAGGTCCCGCCGAACGAACTCTGTATTACGCGGTCCCGGGAATGCATGATAAATGGGTTCGCGTCGACTCGTTCCAGTTGCTTGCAAAAGATCAGGATCTCGGCACCATCGAACAGAAAATCGGCACGCTCACGGTGAAATGTACGCCAAAGGCGACCGAAAACCTGCGCCTGACGCTTCAGACTTACAACCCCGTCTGGACATTCGGCCTGGATACGGGCATCCTGGCACCACGCCAGAATAATAGTGAACCTTATGTCTTCAATCTGGTCCCGCCGGGCGAATACGAATTAGTCGCCCAGCGTCCCGGTTATCCTGCGGTGCGAAAGAAAATCAGCGTCACTCCCGAATCGTTGAACTCCACTGTCACGCTGCCATTACCAGAAGGTGTGTCATCCTTGCAGGGTAAGCTGGACGAATCGCTCTGTGGCCCGGGTGGTTGCACTTCGCTCAAATTATGGAGCGAGGATAAACAGCTGCTGACACACATCTACCCTGATCAAAAGGGGAACTTTACGGCTGGCAATATTCCCGCGGGCAACTATTTTTTAACCAGACAGGATATTCGAAATCCCACTGAATCGTTTCCGGTCTCGCTCAAAGCGCAGGAAACGAAATCCCTGAACCTGACTCCCAACGACATTAAAAATCCGTCCAGGAATATGGCATTACGAGTGATCAACGTCTTCACCCAGAATGGGGTCCCGCTGCCAGGCTGTGATCTTGAACTGCAAAACAGCTCGGGAACAATCTCCCTTCACAGCCAGCAGAATGAGAGGTATTCGTTTGCAGGACCACCGGGCATCTATGAACTCACCGCGTCCTATCCGGGATTTCAAACGCAGCGTCAGAAGGTCGAATTGCTTAGCTCCGGACCGGACGGGCGCTATCCCGATGAGGTAACCCTCACACTGCGCCTCAAACCACTTGGTGATTGA
- a CDS encoding BlaI/MecI/CopY family transcriptional regulator → MGKKAKSNQPSTTMTDVEWVIMNVVWEHEPCAAGTVQEALAESYAWAYSTVKTTMDRMVTKGLLTRKSIRNLNLFSSAISPDNAKRGELKRLLSRAFNGALTPMLQFIVDEEELTTEEIQQLRKIIKRADRKPE, encoded by the coding sequence ATGGGCAAAAAAGCAAAATCGAATCAGCCGTCCACAACCATGACCGACGTGGAATGGGTCATTATGAACGTGGTCTGGGAGCACGAACCCTGTGCCGCGGGAACGGTCCAGGAAGCGTTGGCGGAATCTTACGCCTGGGCTTACAGCACGGTAAAGACCACGATGGATCGCATGGTGACCAAGGGGCTGTTAACCAGGAAGTCGATCCGGAACCTGAACCTGTTCAGCTCGGCTATCAGCCCCGACAATGCGAAACGTGGTGAGTTGAAGCGTTTGCTCAGTCGCGCCTTTAATGGTGCTTTGACTCCCATGCTGCAGTTCATCGTCGACGAAGAAGAACTCACTACCGAAGAGATTCAGCAACTCCGCAAGATCATCAAACGTGCCGATCGCAAGCCTGAGTAA
- a CDS encoding alkaline phosphatase family protein produces MRYSYCRFYCLIVVALVCLNTLTVAQAADAQHHVVVISIDGLAAYLVDDPKVPLPTIRRLAREGCIVDGGMKVSDPSVTWPNHTTLVTGMKPGRHGVLANGVLVRGGIGVPVKIDSHRDQSDLVKVPTVVDVAHAAGLRTAEVNWPCTRNSKSFDDQFPDVPNALDYTTPRLRTELIEKGLLKDETHASFRKASIVGLDYVWTEAACHLIRERKPHLMLIHLLNNDATHHRRGPQSQAGYTANAYADMCVSRIIDAIDDAGIREKTTIILVADHGFTLTPKAIRPNVLLREAGLLKVEDGKLTQAQVHVIPEGGIGLVYCTNPAEAARAAADFKKMFVGKEGVADVLLPDRFDEVGFPHPREYNQVPDAILVAKEGYAVSGSVTGDTLVTTYEEARTSLGSHGFLAKLPKMNAMCILAGAGIRTGIKLPAVDNTVIAPTIARLLGLKYPDVDSKPLLEAMQTSD; encoded by the coding sequence ATGCGTTATAGTTATTGTCGGTTCTACTGTCTGATTGTTGTTGCTCTGGTCTGTCTAAACACTCTGACTGTGGCTCAAGCAGCCGATGCGCAACATCACGTGGTTGTGATCAGCATTGACGGGTTAGCAGCCTATCTTGTTGATGATCCTAAAGTACCATTGCCAACAATTCGTCGACTCGCGCGCGAAGGCTGTATCGTGGATGGTGGAATGAAAGTTTCTGATCCTTCTGTCACCTGGCCCAACCACACAACTCTGGTGACAGGCATGAAACCCGGTCGGCATGGTGTACTTGCAAATGGGGTTCTGGTGCGTGGCGGAATTGGAGTGCCAGTAAAGATTGATTCACATCGCGACCAGAGTGATCTTGTGAAAGTTCCCACCGTGGTGGATGTGGCTCATGCCGCAGGGCTGAGAACCGCTGAAGTGAACTGGCCATGTACTCGCAATTCAAAGTCATTTGATGACCAGTTTCCTGATGTTCCCAATGCCCTTGATTATACAACGCCCCGATTACGAACAGAACTGATTGAAAAGGGGCTCTTGAAAGACGAGACACACGCCTCTTTTCGGAAAGCCAGCATCGTCGGGTTGGATTATGTCTGGACTGAAGCAGCGTGTCACTTAATTCGTGAACGAAAACCACATCTGATGCTTATCCATCTGCTGAATAATGATGCGACCCATCACAGGCGGGGGCCACAGTCACAAGCGGGCTACACCGCCAACGCATATGCAGACATGTGTGTGTCTCGAATTATAGACGCGATCGATGATGCTGGAATTCGTGAAAAGACGACGATTATTCTGGTGGCTGATCATGGTTTTACGCTCACACCCAAAGCGATTCGGCCCAACGTTTTACTGCGAGAGGCAGGTTTGTTGAAGGTCGAAGATGGAAAGCTGACGCAGGCACAGGTGCATGTCATTCCAGAAGGTGGCATTGGTCTTGTGTACTGCACTAATCCAGCTGAGGCTGCTCGGGCAGCTGCTGATTTCAAGAAAATGTTCGTTGGAAAAGAAGGCGTTGCCGACGTTCTCTTGCCAGATCGCTTCGACGAAGTCGGATTCCCGCACCCGCGTGAATACAACCAGGTCCCCGACGCCATTTTGGTCGCGAAAGAGGGATACGCTGTTTCGGGTTCCGTGACAGGAGATACCCTTGTTACCACGTATGAAGAAGCGCGAACGTCGCTTGGCTCTCATGGGTTTCTGGCAAAACTTCCGAAGATGAACGCCATGTGCATCCTGGCTGGTGCTGGCATCCGAACAGGAATAAAACTTCCCGCTGTAGACAATACCGTGATCGCTCCCACCATCGCCAGACTACTGGGCCTCAAATACCCTGATGTCGACAGTAAACCACTGTTGGAAGCAATGCAGACCAGCGACTGA
- a CDS encoding heme-binding protein, whose protein sequence is MVIIIMCLRMLKVPVIGIVMMSIWGCAKSQTSKSVTPPKSVTSATTEKQSVTFEAALIIARLAIAEGKKKGVDHLAVTVVDEAGIPLVVLRTDLGTEQFITGATRKAWTAVNFKASTSDVLKTIKSDDGDDGQLPHAQKALFLMGGVPLKVGNVVVGGVGVAGSVEGPEDDSLAQLAAQAFGTMLGKQKSNVKP, encoded by the coding sequence ATGGTAATTATTATTATGTGCCTGCGAATGCTTAAAGTACCGGTCATCGGCATAGTGATGATGAGTATTTGGGGTTGCGCGAAATCCCAAACGTCTAAGTCAGTTACTCCTCCTAAAAGCGTGACATCGGCGACGACCGAGAAACAAAGCGTGACGTTTGAAGCGGCATTGATAATTGCGCGCCTCGCTATCGCAGAAGGTAAAAAGAAGGGAGTCGATCATCTCGCCGTGACCGTTGTTGATGAGGCGGGAATTCCACTCGTTGTTCTCCGGACCGACTTGGGCACCGAACAGTTCATTACCGGTGCGACTCGCAAAGCCTGGACAGCAGTGAATTTTAAGGCATCCACAAGCGATGTTCTCAAAACCATCAAAAGTGATGACGGAGATGATGGGCAACTCCCGCATGCGCAGAAGGCACTTTTTTTGATGGGGGGAGTTCCCCTTAAGGTCGGCAATGTTGTTGTTGGAGGGGTGGGTGTTGCAGGTTCTGTCGAAGGACCGGAAGACGACTCCCTCGCGCAACTTGCTGCACAAGCCTTTGGAACGATGTTAGGCAAGCAGAAATCTAACGTCAAACCATAA
- a CDS encoding carbohydrate porin: MKRIRAVQNRFWSVFLCTTLITLSTFVCSAYSQTLPRSQSDENVSLDDKFRVDIPPAPPVTNTNEDVLPFNNHTIDYNSMASQSVTLPTAISGNPAAVNITTGSGELGDWLGINENGFRFGGLHITDANGQVSGGNTPGKWSGNTLTVLDFSLDTEKAFNWKGGMIGTEVLFYFGDPVNNNAATVMGYNSLDAGPPDSRVELYQLWYRQALLDDRLILRFGKSVPTYDFNNVLRSIPYPEQDLNIPGLSGAMLTPLYVSPTQLGIMPGYYDSATGVVASFTPNNHFYVQYGFYDGSLATGRKTGLTGPRFDGHYLHVAETGINWTLGFDNKPGKMGIGGWYQTGTLAASIGNVNGADGGYFFASQRLFYERPGESPDGLVAFLQLAATNSAFIETHRYVGAGLTYFGPLPTRDEDSIGFAFAYGKMNDDPTLGLGPQEEIYTWYYQMKLCKNLFFQQNLTYISTPAANPSASDVFALTFRALLLF; the protein is encoded by the coding sequence ATGAAAAGGATTCGGGCAGTACAGAACAGGTTTTGGAGCGTATTCCTCTGCACAACGCTAATAACTTTGTCCACTTTTGTCTGCTCTGCTTATTCTCAAACACTTCCCAGAAGTCAAAGTGACGAGAATGTTTCGTTAGACGATAAATTTCGTGTTGATATTCCACCAGCGCCACCGGTAACAAATACAAATGAAGATGTGCTACCATTCAACAACCACACCATCGACTATAATTCGATGGCATCGCAGTCGGTGACCTTGCCAACTGCGATCAGTGGTAACCCAGCGGCTGTCAACATTACTACTGGGTCTGGTGAATTGGGCGATTGGTTGGGGATCAACGAGAATGGCTTTCGATTTGGAGGTCTGCATATCACTGATGCCAACGGGCAGGTCTCCGGCGGAAATACCCCAGGAAAATGGAGTGGAAATACTCTCACCGTTCTTGATTTCTCGCTCGACACAGAAAAAGCCTTCAATTGGAAGGGAGGCATGATCGGAACCGAGGTCCTATTCTATTTTGGTGACCCGGTGAATAATAACGCTGCTACCGTCATGGGCTATAATTCACTGGACGCGGGGCCGCCTGACTCGCGTGTGGAGCTTTACCAGCTTTGGTACCGTCAGGCTCTTCTCGACGACCGGCTGATCTTGCGTTTTGGCAAGTCAGTTCCGACTTATGATTTCAACAATGTATTGCGATCGATACCCTATCCCGAACAGGACCTGAATATACCAGGTCTTTCAGGGGCGATGTTGACACCGCTTTATGTCAGCCCAACTCAACTTGGAATTATGCCCGGGTATTACGATTCAGCCACAGGAGTTGTGGCTTCGTTTACTCCCAATAATCATTTCTATGTGCAATATGGATTCTACGATGGTAGTTTGGCCACGGGGCGTAAAACGGGCCTGACTGGACCCCGTTTCGATGGTCACTACCTCCATGTTGCCGAAACCGGCATCAATTGGACTCTCGGTTTCGATAATAAACCTGGCAAAATGGGTATCGGTGGTTGGTATCAAACCGGGACACTGGCGGCCTCAATTGGTAACGTGAATGGTGCTGATGGAGGCTACTTTTTTGCTTCGCAGCGACTCTTTTACGAGCGGCCGGGTGAGAGTCCGGATGGACTTGTCGCCTTCCTGCAACTCGCAGCGACCAATTCCGCATTCATTGAAACGCACCGGTACGTTGGAGCTGGTCTTACCTATTTTGGCCCGCTTCCCACACGTGATGAAGATTCGATAGGCTTTGCCTTTGCTTATGGGAAAATGAACGATGATCCGACTTTAGGTCTCGGGCCTCAGGAAGAGATCTATACCTGGTATTATCAAATGAAACTGTGCAAGAATCTCTTTTTCCAACAAAACCTGACCTATATCAGCACCCCGGCAGCCAATCCCAGTGCTTCTGACGTGTTCGCACTCACTTTTCGTGCTTTGCTCTTATTTTGA